A stretch of Paludisphaera borealis DNA encodes these proteins:
- a CDS encoding alpha/beta fold hydrolase, whose product MARYDQAAEVGTWNGPRYRMTYRVLGKGPPLIWVPGIATTHRGYAMALNLLAERFQTIQYSYPGDEPDDGAKLGRISHDHLVDDLFGLIDHLNLGRVFLTGLSFGSTVVLKALAREPRRFPRAVVQGGFAHRNFTIAERSALFFGRRFSGNLGRLPLHEKILSYNCRGDFPSLIADRWDFHLEQHGLTPIHALAHRSTLLTRLDLRPILPTISSDLLLIHGREDRVVPLAHLEVLRAGLPRVEAAVMPTVGHIPHMTHVDPFARLIGDWLLPCAPEGCPHDAAEGAPDCASAGPSCPGAQAKSPCAGSQGGHALQ is encoded by the coding sequence GTGGCCAGGTACGACCAGGCGGCCGAAGTGGGAACCTGGAACGGACCGCGCTACCGGATGACCTACCGGGTGCTCGGCAAGGGACCGCCGCTGATCTGGGTCCCCGGGATCGCGACGACCCACCGCGGGTACGCGATGGCCCTCAACCTGCTGGCGGAGCGGTTCCAGACGATCCAGTATTCCTACCCCGGCGACGAGCCCGACGACGGCGCGAAGCTGGGTCGGATCAGCCACGACCACCTCGTCGACGACCTGTTCGGCCTGATCGACCACCTGAACCTCGGCCGCGTGTTCCTGACGGGCCTCTCGTTCGGCTCGACGGTCGTCCTGAAGGCCCTCGCCCGCGAGCCTCGGCGATTTCCCCGCGCGGTGGTTCAGGGGGGCTTCGCCCATCGGAATTTCACGATCGCCGAACGATCGGCTCTGTTCTTCGGGCGAAGGTTCTCGGGGAATCTGGGTCGGCTGCCGCTGCACGAAAAGATCCTCAGTTACAACTGCCGGGGCGACTTCCCGTCCTTGATCGCCGATCGCTGGGATTTTCATCTCGAACAGCACGGCCTGACGCCGATCCACGCTCTGGCGCATCGCTCGACGCTTCTGACGCGCCTCGACTTACGACCGATCCTGCCGACGATCTCCAGCGACCTGTTGCTGATCCACGGTCGCGAGGATCGGGTTGTGCCGCTCGCCCATCTTGAGGTCCTCCGCGCCGGGCTGCCACGCGTCGAGGCGGCCGTCATGCCGACGGTGGGACATATTCCGCACATGACGCACGTCGACCCGTTCGCCCGGCTGATCGGCGATTGGCTGCTCCCTTGCGCTCCGGAGGGCTGCCCTCACGATGCGGCCGAAGGGGCGCCGGACTGCGCGTCGGCGGGGCCGTCGTGTCCTGGCGCGCAGGCCAAGTCCCCCTGCGCTGGTTCCCAAGGCGGTCACGCATTACAATAA
- a CDS encoding outer-membrane lipoprotein carrier protein LolA, with product MGRGATIRAGFLAAVCTAGAPTAFGQAPKAAPAAPKQAQPAAAQAKAAPADPAKMERLLVLWEKQSSLLKTLDAKIFRRDYIVAWEEYEYFEGRAIFKNPNLAYIDFRKIQQDKDKKPVKDPKTNAWVSAPKERIICTGNEVWQYDSDTKQIIIYPLDKDQAAKALEEGPLPFLFNMKADDAKRRYNMTLISEDEKTYGISVRPKLEVDQESFSQAFVQLDRKYLLPVRIILHSPDGKSQKDFQLSGIKPNAKIEDDTFQGKTDASWKVVRNPDGDERPRAGVAGGQRRPAPAAARNQAAPKR from the coding sequence ATGGGACGAGGAGCGACGATCCGAGCGGGTTTCCTGGCGGCTGTTTGCACGGCCGGCGCGCCGACCGCATTCGGCCAGGCCCCCAAGGCGGCCCCCGCCGCGCCGAAGCAAGCTCAGCCCGCCGCCGCACAGGCCAAGGCGGCCCCCGCCGACCCCGCCAAGATGGAGCGGCTGCTGGTGCTCTGGGAAAAGCAAAGCTCGCTCCTGAAAACCCTCGACGCCAAGATCTTCCGCCGCGACTACATCGTCGCCTGGGAAGAGTACGAATACTTCGAAGGCCGCGCGATCTTCAAAAATCCCAACCTCGCCTACATCGACTTCCGCAAAATCCAGCAGGACAAGGACAAGAAGCCGGTCAAGGACCCGAAGACCAACGCCTGGGTCAGCGCGCCCAAGGAACGGATCATCTGCACGGGGAACGAAGTCTGGCAGTACGACAGCGACACCAAGCAGATCATCATCTATCCTCTCGACAAGGACCAGGCGGCCAAGGCGCTCGAGGAAGGCCCGCTACCGTTCCTGTTCAACATGAAGGCCGACGACGCCAAGCGGCGCTATAACATGACGCTGATCAGCGAGGACGAGAAGACCTACGGCATCAGCGTCCGGCCGAAGCTCGAAGTCGACCAGGAGAGCTTCAGCCAGGCGTTCGTCCAGCTCGATCGTAAGTACCTGTTGCCGGTGCGGATCATCCTCCATTCGCCCGACGGCAAGAGCCAGAAAGACTTCCAGCTCAGCGGGATCAAGCCGAACGCCAAGATCGAAGACGATACGTTCCAGGGAAAGACCGACGCCTCCTGGAAGGTGGTCCGCAATCCCGACGGCGACGAGCGCCCCCGCGCCGGCGTGGCGGGAGGGCAACGACGCCCCGCGCCGGCCGCCGCTCGCAACCAGGCCGCGCCGAAGCGGTGA
- a CDS encoding alpha/beta hydrolase: MVGAASLLYFLAVVALLPVVGLVGFLIFAVFRYCPVITRIFVERPVLLPLRLTPDDLGEPVSFAAEDGLALSGSYFKARTPSRTGVLVYCHEFLSDRWSFAPYIDGLRDKGFDVFSFDFRNHGESPVEPSYEPIQYATDREVGDLRGALAYLRSRPDHDPAGFGLFGVSRGGTTALLVGAVEADVWGVVTDGAFPTRGTMTAYIDRWAEIYVRNALFLAILPRFVYSFLGDVARRQSQRQLNCVFPSVERAVARLAPRPWFQIHGERDAYIGTDIAQALFACAREPKEQWLVADAKHNRCRELEPEAYARKLAAFVDRYAPRRPLAGLPSFQASEARYSDYNVTGVRVPSAELITNVASTMTR; this comes from the coding sequence GTGGTTGGCGCAGCAAGCCTTCTTTACTTCCTCGCCGTCGTCGCGCTGCTTCCGGTGGTCGGCTTGGTGGGCTTCCTGATCTTCGCGGTCTTCCGCTACTGCCCGGTCATCACCCGGATTTTCGTGGAACGGCCGGTCCTCCTGCCTCTGAGACTGACCCCTGACGACCTGGGCGAACCGGTTTCGTTCGCGGCCGAGGACGGCCTCGCGCTGTCGGGTAGCTACTTCAAGGCCCGGACCCCGTCGCGAACCGGCGTGCTCGTCTACTGCCATGAGTTCCTGAGCGATCGTTGGAGCTTCGCCCCCTATATCGACGGCCTACGCGACAAGGGGTTCGACGTCTTCAGTTTTGACTTTCGGAACCACGGCGAGAGCCCCGTCGAGCCATCGTACGAGCCCATCCAGTACGCGACCGACCGCGAGGTCGGCGATCTCCGCGGCGCACTCGCCTATCTGCGGTCGCGCCCGGACCACGACCCGGCCGGCTTCGGGCTTTTCGGCGTCAGTCGAGGCGGCACCACGGCGTTGTTGGTCGGGGCAGTCGAAGCCGACGTCTGGGGCGTCGTGACCGACGGCGCGTTCCCGACCCGCGGCACGATGACGGCCTACATCGACCGTTGGGCCGAGATCTACGTTCGCAACGCCTTGTTCCTGGCGATTCTCCCCCGGTTCGTCTACTCGTTCCTGGGCGACGTCGCCCGCAGGCAGTCGCAGCGCCAGCTCAATTGCGTCTTCCCGAGCGTCGAGCGAGCCGTGGCCCGGCTCGCGCCGCGCCCCTGGTTCCAGATCCACGGCGAGCGCGACGCCTACATCGGGACCGACATCGCCCAGGCCCTGTTCGCCTGCGCCCGTGAGCCCAAGGAACAATGGCTGGTGGCCGACGCCAAGCACAACCGCTGCCGCGAGCTTGAGCCCGAAGCCTACGCCCGCAAGCTCGCCGCGTTCGTCGATCGGTACGCCCCGCGGCGGCCCCTGGCCGGCCTGCCGTCCTTCCAGGCCTCCGAGGCGCGGTACAGCGACTACAACGTCACTGGCGTCCGCGTTCCGTCGGCCGAGCTGATCACGAACGTCGCGTCGACCATGACCCGTTGA
- a CDS encoding DUF1559 domain-containing protein, protein MRTFTRSTRRETINSVGFAFWLVLAVVTFTAAGWLTWAAGQAREAARSAQCVGNFKQVGLALLNYESTYGSLPPAYVADAQGKPLHSWRVLLLPFLGQDSLYAKIRFDEPWDSPNNRELHAMRPSTFFCPSGPEAAEHGFTSILAVVGPRTLFPGSGVPGRLTDIRDDPESTLMLVESDNAAIHWMEPRDLVWGDMSFRVNDRSRPNISSKHALGEHRGAHVATAADGMASLPDDRPPGDIKAMLLIDDGTKVDLPLGIRRD, encoded by the coding sequence ATGCGAACTTTCACGAGATCGACCCGCAGGGAGACGATCAACAGCGTTGGATTCGCTTTCTGGCTGGTGCTCGCGGTCGTGACGTTCACGGCCGCGGGCTGGCTGACCTGGGCCGCGGGTCAGGCGAGGGAGGCGGCCCGATCCGCACAGTGCGTCGGCAACTTCAAGCAGGTCGGACTCGCTCTGCTAAATTACGAATCAACCTACGGCAGCCTTCCGCCCGCTTACGTCGCCGACGCTCAGGGCAAGCCGCTGCATAGCTGGAGGGTGCTGTTGCTTCCGTTCCTCGGCCAGGACTCCCTCTACGCGAAGATTCGGTTCGACGAACCATGGGACAGCCCGAACAACCGTGAACTCCACGCGATGCGGCCGTCAACATTCTTCTGCCCGAGCGGTCCCGAGGCCGCCGAGCACGGTTTCACGAGCATCCTCGCGGTCGTCGGCCCGAGGACGCTCTTCCCTGGCAGCGGTGTGCCGGGGCGGCTGACCGACATCCGGGACGATCCCGAATCGACGCTGATGCTCGTCGAGTCCGACAACGCCGCGATCCACTGGATGGAGCCGAGGGACCTCGTCTGGGGTGACATGAGCTTCCGGGTAAATGACCGGAGCCGGCCGAACATTTCGAGCAAGCACGCTCTGGGAGAACATCGCGGTGCCCACGTCGCCACCGCGGCCGACGGCATGGCCTCACTGCCCGACGATCGGCCTCCGGGCGACATCAAAGCGATGCTCCTGATCGACGACGGCACGAAAGTCGATCTTCCGCTCGGCATACGGCGAGACTGA
- a CDS encoding NfeD family protein, whose product MIRPVVARHGLAFLVSIVACVVSMEAASAEPPAKFESTPGQFFTITEPITNETISRIRAATRNLVDKNAADAKGKSPILIFQFLPGETAPGGSDFGASYDLASVISKELGGAKLTVAYVPQPLKGFAVLPAVACTELVMGSNATLGPITPENQSFDPAYRDPVRFLAVRKTREPDLLLGMLDRDADLRLVRSTDRSLHYVLAENLQEFRKTSDVAEERPAWEDGRRGVLTAERAREEGFCKRVAETPAEVAQIYQISGQSSIDDPTLGQVVRPVWIKIEGSVEESKVSYLGRRIEQARRERANLLFFQIDSPGGLVASADALADMIAGITDMKTVAYVDERATGVAALIPLACRDIVFKQRGRMGDVRQIITGRGRVEALTDGQIASLSKKAGFLAAKMGHPEAVAQAMVDPEVEVVEVHDQETGASRLLLRDEAEANPGRFQNIQTRKEAGRQLTLTGDDAAALGVGQVVRNEEELKALYGLQGQQIRVEGPGWVDSLVTVLTDPYVSWLLLFVGLFMLVIELKLPGIGLPAITSALAFMLFFWSHYLSGTADQLEIILFLLGLVSLALELFVFPGFGVFGMAGIVLMLSSIVMASHSFSWPTQEYEYREMGYTLFQVTIALLGVTAGAVVLARYFPAIPIFNRLILKPEPWTVVESDPTAKPSMDGYDSLAFLIGESGRTTSPLRPTGKARFGNMLIDVTADNFFVETDCLVEVVDVQGSRVIVKKMG is encoded by the coding sequence ATGATCCGCCCCGTTGTCGCACGTCATGGGCTGGCTTTCTTGGTGTCGATCGTCGCGTGCGTCGTCTCGATGGAAGCGGCGTCGGCCGAGCCGCCCGCCAAGTTCGAGTCGACTCCCGGACAGTTCTTCACGATCACCGAGCCGATCACCAACGAGACGATCTCGAGGATTCGAGCGGCGACCCGTAACCTCGTCGACAAGAACGCGGCCGACGCCAAGGGCAAGAGTCCGATCCTGATCTTCCAGTTCCTCCCCGGCGAGACCGCGCCCGGCGGCAGCGACTTCGGCGCCTCGTACGACCTGGCGAGCGTGATCTCCAAGGAGCTGGGCGGTGCCAAGTTGACCGTCGCCTACGTGCCGCAGCCGCTCAAGGGCTTCGCCGTTCTGCCGGCGGTCGCCTGCACCGAGCTGGTGATGGGCTCGAACGCGACCCTCGGGCCGATCACGCCCGAGAACCAGAGTTTCGACCCCGCGTACCGCGATCCCGTGCGGTTCCTTGCCGTCCGCAAGACCCGCGAGCCCGACCTGCTGCTCGGCATGCTCGACCGGGACGCTGACCTGCGGCTGGTGCGATCGACCGACAGGTCGCTCCATTACGTGCTCGCCGAGAACCTGCAGGAATTCCGCAAGACGAGCGACGTGGCCGAGGAACGCCCCGCCTGGGAAGACGGCCGTCGCGGCGTGCTGACGGCCGAGCGGGCCCGCGAAGAAGGGTTCTGCAAGCGCGTGGCGGAAACTCCCGCCGAAGTGGCGCAGATCTACCAGATCAGCGGCCAGTCGTCGATCGACGACCCGACGCTCGGCCAGGTCGTCCGGCCGGTCTGGATCAAGATCGAAGGTTCGGTCGAAGAGTCGAAGGTCTCCTACCTCGGCCGTCGCATCGAACAGGCCCGCCGAGAACGGGCGAATCTGCTGTTCTTCCAGATCGACAGCCCCGGCGGCCTCGTCGCGTCGGCCGACGCCCTGGCCGACATGATCGCCGGGATCACCGATATGAAGACCGTGGCCTACGTCGACGAGCGCGCGACCGGCGTTGCGGCGCTCATCCCCCTGGCCTGCCGCGACATCGTCTTCAAGCAACGCGGCCGGATGGGCGACGTCCGGCAGATCATCACCGGTCGCGGCCGCGTCGAGGCGCTCACCGATGGCCAGATCGCCAGCTTGAGCAAGAAGGCCGGATTTCTGGCGGCGAAGATGGGACACCCCGAGGCCGTCGCGCAGGCGATGGTCGATCCCGAGGTCGAAGTCGTCGAGGTCCACGATCAGGAGACCGGCGCGTCGCGGCTGCTGCTCCGCGATGAAGCCGAAGCCAACCCGGGCCGGTTCCAGAACATCCAGACCCGCAAGGAAGCCGGCCGCCAGTTGACCCTGACCGGCGACGACGCCGCGGCCCTCGGCGTGGGCCAGGTGGTTCGCAACGAGGAAGAGCTGAAAGCCCTCTACGGGCTCCAGGGCCAGCAGATCCGCGTCGAAGGGCCCGGCTGGGTCGATTCGCTCGTGACCGTGCTGACCGACCCCTACGTGAGCTGGCTCTTGCTGTTCGTCGGCCTGTTCATGCTGGTCATCGAGCTCAAGCTCCCCGGCATCGGACTCCCGGCCATCACGTCGGCCCTGGCCTTCATGCTGTTCTTCTGGAGCCACTACCTCAGCGGCACGGCCGACCAGCTCGAAATCATCCTCTTCCTGCTCGGCCTGGTGTCGCTGGCGCTTGAGCTGTTCGTCTTCCCCGGTTTCGGCGTTTTCGGGATGGCCGGCATCGTGTTGATGCTCTCCAGCATCGTCATGGCCAGCCACTCGTTCTCGTGGCCCACGCAGGAGTATGAATACCGGGAAATGGGCTACACCCTGTTCCAGGTGACCATCGCGCTGCTGGGCGTCACCGCCGGGGCCGTGGTGCTGGCCCGCTACTTCCCGGCGATCCCCATCTTCAACCGGCTGATCCTCAAGCCCGAGCCGTGGACCGTGGTCGAGTCCGACCCGACGGCCAAGCCGTCGATGGACGGCTACGACTCGCTCGCGTTCCTGATCGGCGAGTCCGGCCGCACGACCTCGCCGCTCCGACCCACCGGCAAGGCGCGGTTCGGCAACATGCTGATCGACGTCACCGCCGACAACTTCTTCGTCGAGACCGACTGCCTCGTCGAAGTCGTCGACGTCCAGGGGAGCCGGGTGATCGTCAAGAAGATGGGATGA
- a CDS encoding DUF1571 domain-containing protein has product MNRAIDNARAALFAPSRILIFVALASALFETGCASTAAMRASASALAGSIWDRPRTEPTYDLYAQNMAGARGPAPATPMVASNDASKAKSDSTAPEADEAKTAEDAEPVAAAEPASTRPRKARTDESVRITLGRPESLPVLKEGAPAELAAADTPRPTFAPSKPREEAASAAETKENESMALAAAPPRAKKPKDPDQKLRTILDEAKQRLEEMSTYQVNITRAERVGSQLQPQEAVLLSVRRKPKAVRLEWPTGSSKGREVIYSTAINDRTMYVNMADSALPIPRMSIPIDSPLAMRSSRHTIGEAGFDTIFDNLFKQLVPAGAPTPGGKLVYKGLEKPKEIDQTCHLIQRTTPTKEVWKVYLDTKSLMPVVVTAHQEDGELLECYTYTQLQPNPEQLASADAFDPDKRWGEAKGLFSRLAKAAGDAQGGSPTKTR; this is encoded by the coding sequence ATGAATCGAGCGATCGACAACGCACGGGCGGCGCTCTTCGCTCCCAGCAGGATTCTGATTTTCGTCGCGCTGGCTTCGGCCTTGTTCGAGACCGGATGCGCCAGCACGGCCGCCATGCGAGCCAGCGCCAGCGCGCTGGCCGGCTCAATCTGGGATCGGCCTCGAACCGAGCCCACGTACGATCTCTACGCCCAGAACATGGCCGGCGCGCGTGGTCCCGCGCCCGCCACGCCGATGGTCGCCTCGAACGACGCCTCGAAGGCGAAGAGCGATTCGACGGCCCCCGAGGCGGACGAGGCGAAGACCGCCGAGGACGCCGAGCCCGTCGCCGCCGCCGAGCCCGCCTCGACCCGTCCGCGCAAAGCCCGAACCGACGAGAGCGTGCGGATCACCCTGGGACGTCCCGAGAGCCTGCCGGTTTTGAAGGAAGGCGCGCCCGCCGAGTTGGCGGCGGCCGACACGCCACGACCGACGTTCGCGCCCTCGAAGCCGCGCGAGGAGGCCGCGTCCGCGGCTGAGACGAAGGAAAACGAGTCGATGGCGCTTGCCGCCGCCCCGCCCCGCGCGAAGAAGCCGAAAGACCCCGATCAGAAGCTGCGGACGATCCTCGACGAGGCCAAGCAGCGGCTCGAAGAGATGTCCACCTATCAGGTCAACATCACCCGCGCCGAGCGCGTCGGCAGTCAGCTTCAGCCCCAGGAAGCGGTCTTGCTCAGCGTCCGTCGCAAGCCGAAGGCCGTCCGGCTGGAGTGGCCGACCGGATCGAGCAAGGGGCGCGAGGTCATCTACTCGACGGCGATCAACGACCGGACGATGTATGTGAACATGGCCGACTCGGCGCTGCCGATCCCCCGGATGTCGATCCCGATCGACAGCCCGCTCGCCATGCGGAGCAGCCGTCACACGATCGGCGAGGCCGGCTTCGACACGATTTTCGACAACCTCTTCAAGCAACTGGTTCCCGCCGGCGCCCCGACTCCCGGCGGCAAGCTCGTCTACAAGGGCCTCGAAAAGCCCAAGGAGATCGACCAGACCTGCCACCTGATCCAGCGCACGACGCCGACCAAGGAGGTCTGGAAGGTCTATCTCGACACCAAGTCGCTGATGCCCGTCGTCGTCACCGCGCACCAGGAGGACGGCGAGCTGCTTGAGTGCTACACCTATACCCAGCTCCAGCCCAACCCCGAACAGCTCGCCTCGGCCGACGCCTTCGATCCCGACAAACGCTGGGGCGAGGCGAAGGGCCTCTTCTCCCGACTCGCCAAGGCGGCCGGCGACGCTCAGGGCGGCAGCCCGACCAAGACGCGCTGA
- the amrB gene encoding AmmeMemoRadiSam system protein B — protein MAPLDRPKLRLLAARRLEHMGQSFVVLEDPLRLCPNPVVLALDVFNEVVRHFNGRNSLRDVQTLVLESTSQYLEMGAIRQLVDQLDQALALESPAYAVAVRSFLDATERPAALAGLSYASEPKRLRSDLDRFFKARDGAGVLALPPPAARNGDDDRSAKPRLRAIVSPHIDFPRGGPVYTWAYKTLVERSDADVFVILGVAHQHCRRRFVLTRKDFATPLGVVSTDREYVDRLAEAAGAHLFDDELTHRSEHSIEFQAVFLKHVLGDRPFTIVPILVGSFHDLMKRKADPITDPEVERFIRALRRTELASGRKVAYIGGIDLCHVGPEFGDPELVDAALQNRIRAFDHEMLARAEAVDPVGWFRTASDVGDRWRVCGLAAAYTMLHVLGPSRGELLKYNQAVDDRKTCCVSFASMVFHSVAAAVE, from the coding sequence ATGGCTCCTCTCGACCGCCCCAAGCTCCGCCTGCTCGCGGCTCGGCGACTCGAACACATGGGGCAGTCGTTCGTCGTCCTCGAAGACCCGCTGAGGCTTTGCCCGAATCCGGTCGTGCTGGCGCTCGACGTCTTCAACGAGGTCGTCCGCCATTTCAACGGGCGGAACAGCTTGCGGGACGTCCAGACGCTGGTGCTCGAATCGACCTCGCAATACCTCGAAATGGGGGCGATCCGGCAGCTCGTCGATCAGCTTGACCAGGCGCTCGCGCTGGAGAGTCCGGCCTACGCCGTGGCGGTCCGATCGTTCCTCGACGCGACCGAGCGGCCGGCGGCGCTGGCGGGCTTGTCGTATGCCTCGGAGCCCAAGCGGCTGCGGAGCGACCTTGACCGGTTCTTCAAAGCCCGCGACGGCGCGGGAGTTCTCGCACTGCCCCCCCCGGCCGCCCGGAACGGCGACGACGATCGGTCCGCGAAGCCTCGGTTGCGGGCGATCGTCAGCCCTCATATCGATTTCCCGCGCGGCGGGCCGGTTTACACCTGGGCGTACAAGACGCTGGTCGAGCGGAGCGACGCCGATGTCTTCGTGATTCTCGGCGTCGCCCACCAGCACTGCCGGCGTCGGTTCGTGCTCACCAGGAAGGACTTCGCGACTCCGCTGGGCGTCGTGTCCACCGATCGGGAATACGTCGATCGGCTGGCCGAAGCGGCCGGCGCGCACCTGTTCGACGACGAGCTGACGCATCGCTCGGAGCATTCCATCGAGTTCCAGGCCGTCTTCCTGAAGCACGTCCTGGGCGACCGGCCGTTCACGATCGTGCCGATTTTGGTCGGCTCGTTCCACGACCTGATGAAGCGGAAGGCCGACCCGATCACCGATCCCGAGGTCGAGCGGTTCATTCGCGCGTTGCGGCGGACCGAGCTTGCCAGCGGGCGGAAGGTCGCGTACATCGGCGGGATCGACCTCTGCCACGTCGGCCCCGAGTTCGGCGATCCCGAGCTGGTCGACGCCGCGCTTCAGAATCGGATTCGCGCGTTCGACCACGAGATGCTGGCCCGGGCCGAGGCCGTCGACCCGGTCGGCTGGTTCCGGACCGCGTCCGACGTCGGCGACCGCTGGCGGGTCTGCGGGCTCGCGGCTGCTTACACGATGCTCCACGTGCTCGGCCCGTCGCGCGGCGAGCTGCTCAAGTACAACCAGGCGGTCGACGACCGCAAGACCTGTTGCGTCAGCTTCGCGAGCATGGTCTTCCACTCCGTCGCCGCCGCTGTCGAGTGA
- a CDS encoding response regulator, producing MMSAIQDYSILITDDDAASRETLREIFAPQGYRTFLAESGEEAIDIVRDNHVHIALLDMHLPRLSGLETLAIFRQMRGALPAILISGDCDDSLMRRALSEHAFTVLAKPISRHVIVHVVHKALQKFYN from the coding sequence ATGATGTCAGCAATCCAGGACTACTCCATCCTCATCACGGACGATGATGCGGCTTCTCGCGAGACGCTTCGCGAGATCTTTGCGCCGCAGGGCTATCGCACGTTCCTCGCCGAGAGCGGGGAAGAGGCGATTGACATCGTCCGCGACAACCACGTGCATATCGCCTTGCTCGATATGCACCTGCCGAGGCTCTCGGGTCTCGAAACCCTGGCGATCTTCCGCCAGATGCGCGGCGCTCTGCCCGCAATCTTGATCTCGGGCGACTGCGACGACAGCTTGATGCGTCGGGCTCTCTCCGAGCACGCCTTCACCGTCCTCGCCAAACCCATCAGCCGGCACGTGATCGTCCACGTCGTCCACAAGGCGTTGCAGAAGTTTTATAACTGA
- a CDS encoding GH3 auxin-responsive promoter family protein has product MLNFIKRLAGRPIANRARRLAAEFLDQTNRAGDVQRDLLLSRIARNADSQFGRDHHFHEIRTPADFRKRVPIGDYNRHEPYIDRVRRGDVSALFGAGTDVLMFAMTSGTTNRPKTIPVTREALKDYREGWTIWGILAFDGHPNMIDHGLRPILQIASDWRESQTAAGIPCGAITGLTASMQNPLVRTTYCMPACASRIKDVESKYYVALRFSIARDLGTVIAANPSTILGMFRLGDRERETLIRDLHDGTIDAKWSIPDDIRKQLRFRTRIRRKATAKRLEAIVEETGRLLPRDYWPNLEFLSNWMGGTMRAYLRGYPEFFGDKPVRDVGLIASEGRMTIPIEDGTAAGVLDIRHHYFEFIPEEQGDLAEPDTVEAVDLIEGRNYFIILTTAGGLYRYNIFDLVRCVGFHGKAPVVEFLNKGAHFSSLTGEKLSEHQVVAAVEAAQRAVGIRLRSYLLLPIWGEPPSYGLLVETSDLPETQGADRFTAAVEEQLRALNVEYACKRDTLRLGPVRTIRLPNGAWGEFQKRRLARSGGTVEQYKQPHLIPDTNEINSFSVLDSVAP; this is encoded by the coding sequence ATGCTCAACTTCATCAAGCGGCTCGCGGGCCGGCCGATCGCCAATCGCGCCCGACGGCTCGCCGCCGAGTTTCTCGATCAGACGAACCGCGCGGGGGACGTTCAGCGCGATCTCCTGTTGTCCCGGATCGCCCGCAACGCCGACAGCCAGTTCGGCCGTGACCACCATTTCCACGAGATCCGCACGCCGGCCGACTTCCGCAAGCGGGTGCCGATCGGCGACTACAACCGCCACGAGCCGTACATCGACCGGGTTCGTCGCGGCGACGTCTCGGCCCTCTTCGGGGCCGGGACCGACGTGCTCATGTTCGCCATGACCTCCGGGACCACCAACCGGCCCAAGACGATTCCCGTCACCCGCGAAGCGCTCAAGGACTATCGCGAGGGCTGGACCATCTGGGGCATCCTGGCGTTCGACGGCCACCCCAACATGATCGACCACGGCTTGCGGCCGATCCTCCAGATCGCCAGCGACTGGCGAGAGAGCCAGACCGCCGCCGGCATCCCCTGCGGCGCGATCACCGGGCTGACGGCTTCGATGCAGAACCCCCTGGTTCGAACCACCTACTGCATGCCGGCCTGCGCGTCGCGGATCAAGGACGTCGAGTCGAAATACTACGTCGCGCTGCGGTTCTCGATCGCCCGCGACCTCGGCACCGTGATCGCCGCCAACCCGAGTACGATCCTGGGCATGTTCCGCCTGGGAGATCGCGAGCGTGAGACCCTGATCCGCGACCTCCACGACGGCACGATCGACGCCAAGTGGTCGATCCCCGACGACATCCGCAAGCAGCTCCGGTTCCGCACCCGCATCCGTCGCAAGGCGACCGCCAAGCGGCTCGAAGCGATCGTCGAGGAGACCGGCCGACTGCTGCCTCGCGACTACTGGCCGAACCTTGAGTTCCTCTCCAACTGGATGGGAGGAACCATGCGCGCCTACCTGCGCGGGTATCCCGAGTTTTTCGGCGACAAGCCGGTGCGCGACGTCGGCCTGATCGCGTCCGAGGGTCGGATGACGATCCCGATCGAGGACGGCACGGCGGCGGGCGTGCTGGACATTCGCCATCACTACTTCGAGTTCATCCCCGAGGAGCAGGGCGACCTTGCCGAGCCCGACACGGTCGAGGCCGTCGACCTCATCGAAGGCCGCAACTACTTCATCATCCTGACGACCGCCGGCGGCTTGTATCGCTACAACATCTTCGACCTCGTCCGGTGCGTGGGATTTCACGGCAAGGCGCCGGTCGTCGAGTTCCTGAACAAGGGTGCCCACTTCTCCAGCCTGACCGGCGAGAAGCTCTCCGAGCATCAGGTGGTCGCCGCGGTCGAGGCGGCGCAGCGGGCCGTGGGGATCAGGCTCCGGTCGTATCTGCTCCTTCCCATCTGGGGAGAACCGCCGTCGTACGGCCTGCTCGTCGAGACCTCGGACCTTCCCGAGACCCAGGGCGCCGACCGCTTCACCGCCGCCGTCGAGGAGCAGCTCCGCGCGCTCAACGTCGAGTACGCCTGCAAGCGCGACACCCTTAGACTTGGCCCGGTCCGCACGATCCGCCTCCCCAACGGCGCCTGGGGCGAATTCCAGAAACGACGTCTGGCCCGGAGCGGGGGAACCGTCGAACAATACAAGCAACCGCACCTGATCCCCGATACCAACGAGATCAACTCCTTCTCGGTTCTGGATTCGGTCGCCCCCTGA